Part of the Salmo trutta chromosome 5, fSalTru1.1, whole genome shotgun sequence genome is shown below.
AACTCTGACCAGACATCTGGTCATACCTATGTTGTCTATGTTGCAAGATTGATATAATTGTCTTCATATCAGCAAGTTTAATAAAGTAGGCTTCTTTTATATAAATAAATTCTATCTCTCCCTGAACAGCAGGAAGCAGGTTGTACAGGCAACCTTCCTGCCAGCTCTTGATTACGGTGACAGCATTTATCAGAATGCAGCAACCACTACTCTAAAACCCCTGGATGCTGTACCATAGTGCGCTTCGCTTTATCACAGGTAACAGGTTaaatactcatcactgcatcatTTATCAGAAGGTCAGCTGGACCCCTCTAAATTCCTGTAGATCACTTAATTTCttcctttttgtttacaaagctaTGCTGCACAAGTTTCCAACTCACTTCTCTGTTAAAGTGTGAGGCACCAAACCcgttcacagggttggttaacttGAGGTCCCTTGTTCTAACACCCCCCCATGTTTGGAATCATTTACAATCCTCATTACATCTTGAATCCCTGGTGCCAATTGGGCAGTTTAGAACACTGATGAGGAATGAATTCACTGAGGTTTGAGTGTTTTGGTTGAAATCATTTCTTTGTGAAATGTAGTGTATCTGTAACTGCTATATCTTGTAGTGGATTTTTTTGCTGTTTTATTGAATTAGCATGTTGATTTGTGAATTGTTTGTTCTTAGGGCACCATTGagaatgagaccctggtctcaattgggCTCCCCTGAATGAATACaagtaaaaaaatacatacaaaaataaatacatgttaatAGATTGAGCAAAACATCGTTTTAATCGTCGTCCCTGTGTTGGGAAGCTTGTTGTTGGTCAAGTGAAACCGGTTTCGTGTATACAGTATAAGGGTATTTGACTGAAAGGTTATGTGACCGAGGTTTAGCGTTGTAGCCGACATCGTATCATCACAAGTTCACACATCCACTACCAAAGCTTTAGAGAGGCTTCATTGGAGACGTCACTTAATGCTCTCAAAGAAGACACAGACAATCCTGTGTTTCTCCTGTAATCTTATGGAACGTTGAGGGGCTGATCCAGACCTAATCTGACGGGCTAATCTCTGCCACTGTGAGTGAGGGATACCTGACCAGTCTGCTCAGGGTGTAACAGATGTGATTGTACTTCGTAActctttatttctttatttttgtttaacctttatttaactaggcaagtcagttaagaataaattcatatttacaatgacggcctaccagaaggcaaaaggtatcctgcagggacaggggcctgggattaaagaacatttaaataataacaatataggacaaaacacacatcacgagaagagagacaccacaacactacataaagagagacctaagacaacatagcatggcagcaacacatgaaaacagcatggtagcaacacaacatgacaacaacatggtagcaacacaacatggcagcagcacaacatggtagcagcacaaaacatggtgcaAACATTACTGGCCACaggcaacagcacaaagggcaagaaggtagagacaacaatacaccatgcgaagcagccacaagtgtcagtaagagagtttttgaatgaagagatggtgATAAAATGGTCCAGTTTGAGGGTtagttgcagctcgttccagtcactagctgcagcgaactgaaaagaggagcgaccccagggatgtgtgcgctttggggacctttaacagaatgtgactggcagaacgggtgttgtatgtggaggatgagggctgcagtaggtatctcagctaggggggagtgaggcctaagagtgttttataaataagcatcaactagTGGGTCTTGCAATGGGTATGCAGAGATGAGCAAAAAAAAACTATaattggtatttgtttcattagtccactgttgatacagtcccaaaatgttttgcatgtcagcaaacaagttttcaagataaataactttcaaaatacagaaatacagccagTAAGATGCATTTAGCATCCTATTTTGCATCATCGCAAACATCAGTATATGCAAGCAGTAGGTCCTGTTCTGAAATAATGCATTCCATTTTTATATTTACAATGTGTACGAATTTACAAAACGCATTATAcaggctgtatttctgtattttgaagaCTATATATCTTagaaacttgactgctgacatgctaaacattttgggactatgtcaacatgaactaatgaaacaaatacctaAAGATAGTTTTGGTGTGGAGTTTTCCTATAACGTGTCCAAACACTTGGGCTAGACTTGACTTCAATTATTTTAAAAACATTGAAATTCTAGCTGTCAAGTCTGTTGTTACAGTACACTAGCTCCAAGCAGGATGATGAGTCGTCTCATAATGAATCAATTAGCATAGTACCAGATCACTGGTTTCATCAGGGAGTCCTTATGCATAGACTATGTACAGTAAGCTCCCATTGACATAAATAAGAGCTTATGTCCCTGTCTGTTTCCATTGTGTTCCAGGGCTATCCCATGGCAGAGAGTGGGCATCCCGTGTCAGCACTATACCCACCAGGGGGCAGTGTTTCCCCTGATTCTGCCCTCTGCACCAACCCCCTCCTACCTCTCTCTAAGAGCTCCACAGATGGGCTGACAGGTCCTCTGAGGCAGGAGGAACTCAGGAAGGGCTCCAGTGAGCATACGGCTCCATGCTCccaaagagacagagaaacaggcagACAGGGGCCTTCTCAGGCCGTCCAGCACAACATCCAACCGCACACATCTGACCGAGTGGACCCCAGGAATGCTGTCCGCCCTCACACAGCCCATCACCACAAGGAGGGCGTCACCAATCATGGTCACCAAGCCTTATCAGCCTTCGGAGAGAGCCAGGCGCCACACCCCTTATCATCATCACAGAGAGACCTGGGAGGACTGGATCTGTCCAGGCTGCCTGTCCAGAGGAGTTACTCAGATACCCTCCACATGCTCAGGGAGGTCCCTGCCCCCCCACCTCACAGTGAAACCAACTGCCCTTCGTGCCCAGGGAGAGACTACCTTTCCCAGGATGCCTCTCGGAAGGCTTTCTCCACCGTAGCCTGCAAGCAGCCCGTGCAGCTCCAGCACTGCAATACAACCACAACAAACCCCACTGCCTGCAGACGGGGAAACGGCGGGGGAGGCAGACCCACACAGCAGCCTCAGGCCGGGTGTGTCAGGGTTCGTGCCCCTAGCCCCTCTAGCACAGCCGCTAAGGTCGGCGGTGAGGCCCAACGCCTACAATCATGTGAGGAGGCCATCTGCTACTGCACTTTCGTCCACCCCCACGGGACGTTGAAGGACACGTTTGCGGCATACTGCCAaccccctaccctcctctccctccctcgcctCATGTCCTCCGTCAGCGAGACAGGGCTGGATGCCAAGCGCCTGCTGCAATGCTGCAACCTCAACTGCTCCTGGGCCAACACTCTACACCCTAGTGGACTGCAGCAGGACATTCAGGAATATAGCTGTATGAGCAGCAACAATAGAGCCACCAGGGACACAGGGACCATGATGTCCCCCAGGGAGCTCAGGGACGTGGGGGTGCAGACGGGCCAGGTCCACGAGACATGTCCGGCCCACGTGTTCCCCCAGGTCTGCCTGGTGGAGGAGAACGGGAATGAGAACGGGAGCAAGAACGAGAACGGGAATGAGACGGACACGTCCCAGAAGCCCCCGGTGAAGGAGGTGAAGTGGGATGCGGAAGGGATGACATGGGAGGTGTACGGGGCTTCTGTGGATCCTGAGGAGCTGGGCCTGGCCATCCAAAAGCACCTGGAGCTGCAGATCAAGGAGACTGCTGGCCGCACTGCCAAGCTGTCCCGCCAGGATACAGCTACATCCAGGAAGAGCAGCGGTGGTGCCGGCGGCTGGAGGAAGATGAGTGGAATGTTGGGCTATATCAGGACCCCAGCCTGCTGCGCACGCTCCAGCACCGCCGTGGACTGAGAGGGGAAACCTGAACGTGTTTCATGGTCAAGATGGCTGTTGCTTTATTACACATCAAATGTGACTCCAATACACCAGAGATAGTGTGACCACTCTGGATTAAGAGAATCTGTGTGGCTGTCAGAATCATGGCATGTGTACAAGAACCTACCATCATATTGCTGAAAGAGGTGAATGGAAAGACAGTGAAAGGTTCCATTTGGATGGATTTTATTGGTAACGGTACCTACCATCATCACCGTAGATGCCAAGTGATAGAACAGAGTGCTGCCATAACAGTCATACAAAGTGATATAATGGTTTCTTACTCATTTAAGAATGAGTTATTTACTGGGGGGAATAACTCTATCTGAACAAGGGGTTTCTGTAAACGAACATGCTAAAAGGTATAAACACAGTGTAGGAAAAGAAAGCTCCAATACACCAGACTTCGAACCACTACGGCTACAAATATGTGTCTATCTTCCTCTCATTTCTGATTCTATTATTTAGTCAAATTCTGTGTgaatgtttgaaacatgttgtggtaaaccgtggggtgttgggttgagcgtgcagagattgacacagagacagggaggcttTAGTCCGAAAAACCACTTTACTTACGACAGAAAATAAATATATCCCAAAAAATAACTTAGGTTTGCTCGGTCttccgtctctctcttctctggtgtccgtctctctcccttctctcccgcGGTGTGCCATcacggctggttggcactttcctCTATTTACCTCCACTTAGCTGTCCGTGTCGGGGGCCCAGCTCCCGtattcccagcagagggagccaacgtcacctcacgtacctcccctctattaccatccCCCGGGGTAGACCTCCTGGGATACCACACTGTAAATGATTTAGCACATGGTAGAGACCACAGAAATGTATACCTTTTCACAATCACCTCTACCGCTCCGTATTCACATAGAATATCTAGAAAAGTTTACACAATGCTGAATTGACAGTACGTCATCAGACTAGCATAGAGCAAGACTTAAACTGACCTCAGATGATTCATGCAACACTGTGATGCAGAGGAGAATACAGTGACATACAGAAAGGGTTAACAGACTGGAGAATGTTTATCAAGAACGCAAACATCTCATCACATCATACAATACATTAATGCACATACCAATAGGTGAAATGGCCTGTTTGTGAATACATTTTTCATTCCATTTTTCAACTTCTCTTATATAAACAGTTATTGCGTTTGACCCTTTAATGCCATGTAgacaaactcattccatggagggcgtAGTGTCTGCTGGTTGTTGGTTTTCCCTGTCAATTAACACCTAGACAACAAAGTTCCTTCTAATCAGTGGCCTTAATTAAACAATAAAGTACAAGAGAggagcaaaaacctgagagatacTCAGCCCCCCgcggaatgagtttgacacgtgctttCATGTATATGTTCTGTGTGATGATTGTCTTGTGGGACTTGTGGACAAATAATTATTTTAGTCATATATCTAACCAGAGGGTTAAAGGTTAACTATTAACAAGTAAACAGTCATGTTGTTTATCAAATAACAATCACTGAAAAGACCCACACCTCTACTCTGAGTCTGAATTCTATCACTACTGTAACAGTATCTTGTCAATTTACTGTGCCATAGCAATGTACTGTATTGGTATTGTAAAATGGATGAGTTACAACTAGCCGGAAAGTTTGATAAACCTGTCAAGTATGTAATTTACAACATATTGCATTTGCGAAGAGattttgaccaatcacaacaAACACAACAGGTGTTATAACCTGATTTAAAGTTGCTTTTTACTGTTGCTACAATGCAGGAAGAACTGTTTAATCATGATATCAGTTGTATAATGTTGAAGAAAGTTATTATTGTGTATTAAATAATTACCAAGATCGGCATTAAAGGGctcttttgttttttttacagtataattTGATTACAATTCATTTATCCTACTTTAGTAATAATCACAAAGTTGCCATTTCAGGTCACAGCACAGGTTGTTCAGTATTCTTGGGTTTGTATTGGAGGCCGCGAGACTAGATGGCAGGTTAAATAGAAGTCCTTATCAGTAGAATATTACTGCTGTTATCAAGTCTTTAAAACACAACCACCTGTATTGATGGTT
Proteins encoded:
- the si:dkey-191g9.7 gene encoding uncharacterized protein si:dkey-191g9.7, which gives rise to MAESGHPVSALYPPGGSVSPDSALCTNPLLPLSKSSTDGLTGPLRQEELRKGSSEHTAPCSQRDRETGRQGPSQAVQHNIQPHTSDRVDPRNAVRPHTAHHHKEGVTNHGHQALSAFGESQAPHPLSSSQRDLGGLDLSRLPVQRSYSDTLHMLREVPAPPPHSETNCPSCPGRDYLSQDASRKAFSTVACKQPVQLQHCNTTTTNPTACRRGNGGGGRPTQQPQAGCVRVRAPSPSSTAAKVGGEAQRLQSCEEAICYCTFVHPHGTLKDTFAAYCQPPTLLSLPRLMSSVSETGLDAKRLLQCCNLNCSWANTLHPSGLQQDIQEYSCMSSNNRATRDTGTMMSPRELRDVGVQTGQVHETCPAHVFPQVCLVEENGNENGSKNENGNETDTSQKPPVKEVKWDAEGMTWEVYGASVDPEELGLAIQKHLELQIKETAGRTAKLSRQDTATSRKSSGGAGGWRKMSGMLGYIRTPACCARSSTAVD